From a region of the Williamwhitmania sp. genome:
- a CDS encoding DUF1987 domain-containing protein, with protein MRPLLIEESGSSPRIELDQEKGIFQIIGKSFPEDVKTFYIPVIEWIQEYVKAPNSVTVFEVALEYFNTASSKMLLVVLSQLKEIQKNGKAVKVIWSYPENDLEIEDAGIEFSEVINIPFTIKKLADSSNK; from the coding sequence ATGAGACCTCTTTTAATAGAAGAATCAGGTTCGTCACCACGAATTGAACTAGACCAGGAAAAAGGAATATTTCAAATTATAGGAAAATCTTTTCCCGAAGATGTTAAAACATTTTACATTCCAGTAATAGAATGGATACAAGAGTATGTTAAAGCACCAAATTCAGTGACCGTTTTTGAGGTTGCTTTGGAATATTTTAATACGGCCTCGTCGAAAATGCTGTTGGTAGTACTGAGTCAACTTAAAGAAATCCAGAAAAATGGAAAGGCTGTGAAGGTAATCTGGAGTTATCCTGAAAACGATTTAGAAATAGAGGATGCTGGAATTGAGTTTAGCGAGGTTATCAACATTCCTTTTACGATTAAAAAGTTAGCTGATAGTAGTAATAAATAG
- a CDS encoding DUF1987 domain-containing protein, which produces MLDIVIASTKNSPLISYDRKNGVLLMKGVCHPENVKEVFQPVLDWLSDLPKLSELLPAQGVKVVFSFRYLNSASLKHVAMLLQKMNEISHQGVAISVEWQYEEEDEDMKETCIELFSFMDIQLSYTIVSIPYKN; this is translated from the coding sequence ATGTTAGATATTGTAATAGCCTCCACAAAGAACTCACCTTTGATTTCATACGACAGGAAGAATGGCGTATTGCTCATGAAAGGTGTTTGTCACCCTGAGAATGTAAAAGAGGTGTTCCAACCTGTTTTAGATTGGCTATCTGATCTACCAAAATTATCTGAATTATTGCCAGCACAGGGTGTGAAGGTAGTTTTTTCATTCAGATATTTAAATTCCGCCTCGCTTAAGCATGTAGCAATGCTACTACAGAAGATGAACGAGATTAGCCACCAAGGAGTGGCGATTTCGGTTGAATGGCAGTATGAGGAAGAGGATGAGGATATGAAAGAAACATGTATTGAGCTCTTTTCCTTTATGGATATTCAACTTAGCTATACCATCGTTTCAATACCATACAAGAATTAG